The segment CATTTTTATATTTCGAAGGAAAGCCTTGCTTAGTCTGGCAGGCCTTCCTTTGGCATATCGTATTATTTGGTCAAGCCCAAACGCCGGTATCTCATGACTCTGCGGTACATGGATTTATCCTTGAGCTGATTAAAAATATAAGGATCGGGATTCATATTCACTTCAATAATCCACGGCTTCAGCGCGCGGTCCAGTCCGATGTCTACACCGAACTGCCGGTGGTGCGGATAGGTCTTCCGCAGCTGTGACGCTATGCGGACGCCCAGGCGGTTCATTTCCCCCTTAAGCTGCACAAGCTGCTGCGCAGACAGATGGGTGGAGAGCAAATGCTCCACTGCGGTCGGTTTGCCGCCGCTGTGGTAATTGGTCACAATTTTGCGCGGGTGCCCGAGCCGCCCGATAATCCCGGTAGCTTCCCAGACTCCCTTGGGACTGAGCTGTACCATCACCCGGATATCGAAACGGCGCCCGTGGTGCTTCAGCAGGTGAATGCCTTTTTGCAGCAGATAGCTCCTCTTGCCGATTCTTGCCGCCAGACTGTGATGAAAAGCCTCAAACGTAGCGAACCGGCGCACGGTCTCCTCATATTGATACATATATCCCTGCCGCTCCCTCCGCTCCGCGCGGATTACACCCATGCCATACGTTCCCCGTTCCGGCTTGATATAGATCATTCCATAGCCGTGTATCATCTGCTCCAGATTGCGCCTGTTAAATCTCCGGGTATCGGGGATAAAAACCTTGATTGTCTCGTTCTTAAGCAGCAGTTGTGTCTTATACCATTTGCTCTGACCTGACTGAACTTTTTTGGCTGTCACTTACGCACTCTCCTGTCCGGGATGGGAGCCACCGCTCCCAATTTACATAAAGTTACATATTCACTGCATCCTATGCCGGTGGAGGTGCAGTTGAATATATCATTTGTCCCGCACAAAAAGATTAACTTTCTCAGGATGATGGCCCTATCAACCGCTGCTCAGCAGGCATACCCTAGTGAAGACGCTCAAATGTCAATATATGTATGGAGATGAAGCTATGTCCGTTGCTGCCGTAAGCGTGGCCTCAAGTGCTCCACCGATCGATGTCCTGATTCCTGCTATCGAAAAAGATCTCGCCACCCTCCCTTATGTAATTGATAGTCTTCGCCGTTATGTCCAGCACTCTATCAGTAATATCTATATTGTCTCGCCGGAGAATAGTAGAATCAGACAGCTGTGCTCCCGGAAAGCTTGCGTCTTTGTCAATGAAACCACCGTCCTCCCGTTCACCAAAAAAGCGATCCGCTATTCCTCCTCCC is part of the Paenibacillus sp. FSL M7-0420 genome and harbors:
- a CDS encoding YheC/YheD family protein, which encodes MTAKKVQSGQSKWYKTQLLLKNETIKVFIPDTRRFNRRNLEQMIHGYGMIYIKPERGTYGMGVIRAERRERQGYMYQYEETVRRFATFEAFHHSLAARIGKRSYLLQKGIHLLKHHGRRFDIRVMVQLSPKGVWEATGIIGRLGHPRKIVTNYHSGGKPTAVEHLLSTHLSAQQLVQLKGEMNRLGVRIASQLRKTYPHHRQFGVDIGLDRALKPWIIEVNMNPDPYIFNQLKDKSMYRRVMRYRRLGLTK